The sequence below is a genomic window from Neoarius graeffei isolate fNeoGra1 chromosome 4, fNeoGra1.pri, whole genome shotgun sequence.
AGGGATTATGCGTGTGCccgtgtggtttaattattcttcaaaaagggctcttatttagtattatgatgaaagtaaggatttatcataactaccaggataaattgtttgggcgcgagtcttgttggggTCCggagtcaccgcgatcagagtcggccgagtcgctgtccgattccgaggctgcaaagtcaaaccagtgagccacattcactgattgcttcacaacggccataggttcatacatacactatattgccaaaagtatttgctcacccatccaaattatcggaatcaggtgttccaatcacttccatggccacaggtgtataaaatcaagcacctaggcatgcagactgtttttacagtttggagctggccccttcctcttccaacatgactgtgcaccagtgcacaaagcaaggtccataaagacatggatgacagagtctggtgtggatgaacttgactggcctgcacagagtcctgacctcaacccgatagaacacctttgggatgaattagagcggagactgagagccaggccttctcatccaacatcagtgtgtgacctcacaaatgcgcttctggaagaatggtcaaaaattcccataaacacactcctaaaccttgtggacagccttcccagaagagttgaagctgttctagctgcaaagggtggaccgacgtcatattgaaccctatggattaggaatgggatgtcacttaaactcatatgtgagtcaaggcaggtgagcaaatacttttggcagtatagtgtatatggtttcacctctcgatattcaatttggagagttcctacttcaaaatcgctatcagacgTTTTACACAACCTTTCATGACtaaagtctgtacacgtgtgctcggtttgcaagtaaacacaaaactgctcccagtctgtttgccttgaatgatgtcacgacgactgccccctggcggtaaaagtgcgcgtaagtgagatgtaaacaaaccttcggaacttgcgcaaaccagtatattttaacggttttattcaattttagggtgtaaattagacaccaggaagattgaatttgctttttgggtcgttcttctagaaaataaagttgatattctacgttccacctctgACCCTTGCCTATAACCTTTTAAATTGTTGTGGGTGCTTACATTTATATTTAGTAGGCAGACAAATATTCACATATCCAACATGATTCACAAGTAAAACAGGAATGCAATCCaagtgtagtttaaaaaaaaagagcaacacTATTTTGATCAGAATGTCCAAATGATGATAAAATTTACTTGGTAATTGTTGgtgttttggggcggcacggtggtgtagtggttagcgctgttgcctcacagcaagaaggtccaggttcgagccccgtggccggcgatggcctttctgtgcggagtttgcatgttgtctgcgtgggtttcctcggggtgctccggtttcccccacagtccaaaggcatgcaggttaggttaactggtgactctaaattgaccgtaggtgtgaatgtgagtgtgaatggttgtctgtgtctatgtgtcagccctgtgatgacctggtgacttgtccagggtgtaccccgcctttcgcccgtagtcagctgggataggctccagcttgcctgcgaccctgtagaacaggataaagcggctagagataatgagatgagatgttggtgtTTCTTATTGGTCTTTCAGGCCCCAAAGATGTAGAGCAGTGCCTGTTTGTGGACTCTTTGGTGACGGTTTCAGACACTGGCAGAGAGCTAGGAGAGTTCTGTTGTAGTGTACAGAAAGCCAGCTATAATGATGAACCTTGTTATTTGGTACACGCCAACAGCCATGGAACAATCGACAACATCCCATGTGGCACTTCTGTTATGGGTGAGTCCAGCGCAGCACCATGGCCTCTTCTTTGAATATAGTTCCATAAGGTCTAAACAGCTGAGTTATTTTATAATTTCTGTGCAAATCTTTTTACTGTAATTAACTGTACATTTTCCTATCACAGCTTATATATCCAGGAGCCTTGACACACTAGAGGAGAATCATAATGAATATATGAAggtattctctgtctgtctctctgtctaggtttttcatttaatttcatttgtttatAAATTACAGCTGTGGTGGTTCACATCACAATCTAATAATCCCAGAGAATATTCAAGCATGTAGCTTATTCAGTCATTCATTGTTGTGTTGCCAATGCTCCAGCTGCAGGAACACACACTggacaaaaaggtacatataatgAGGCAAGGCAGTCATCTAGTGGTGAACAGTGTCATCACAGAGAAAGAGGTAAGAACAGTGGTTTCATTTTCTAATGCTACATCAATAATAAACTGTCAATATCCATGTTTGCATAAGCGCTGAGAAAGCCTTGAGAAAAGCCTTTCAGTAAGATTATAGTAGGTGCATGAATTTGTCTTTTTTctattataataaaaaaaatccagagGATCAGTCCGTTACCTGTTTTTGTACATTTCTGCTTTCTTGTAGGAAGTAAAGAAGCAAGCATTCACATTCCCTCTGCATTCTCTACAAGGTTTCGTGTCTGAGGCCTCCAACCTCCTGATCCTGCGCATTTTGGCTCAACAGAAGAAAGTTCCAGAAAATTTGACATTTCTGTCTTTTGATGCCGACACCCAGATTGGCGTGTCAACCTATGTATGtaattacattttatttatttatttttgttactgactgatttttattttttttaattgaggtTAGTTAAGTATTATAGTGCCTTAAGTACTATAATACTTAATAACCCGTAACCCTTCTTGAATACattgcattaatggcatttagcagacgctcttatccagagtgacgtacaacctacccagccattcctgctggtccaaggaatggaaccggcaaccttttggtcccaaagctgcttctcaaaccattagaccatggcttcccttgTAATGGGAAATATTCCTATGGAATACTTTCACATTTTGCAGTGATTAAACCTAGAACTGAAATGCACTCTTTCATAGCATTGTGGAGTGTTCAGTCTGTGTTTGTCCTATGAACAGTTTCTCCTCAGGTTCTTGTACACAACATTTTCTTTGTACATTATTGTAAATCCACTTGTTTATCATGACGGACAAGTCTTCTTACACCAAGATATTTCCTAATCCATTTTTAATGTATATGGCAAATAAAATCAGTTACCCATGAGGTTTAAATACTTAATAATACTTATTACAAGAATCTCACAACCATGATTCTTCCTAGAGGAGGTTGTCCAATAACAACAAAAACCATAATTGGGAAAGGAGGGCATTGTTTAGAGAAGTAACCAAGGATCACTCTGAAGGAGATGTAGAGATCCACAGCTCAAATGGGAGAGGCTGTACACTGGACAACCACAGATTGGACATTCCACAAGGCTGGGTTACATGGAAGAGTGGTGAACCatatgaatagaatagaatgcctttattgtcactatacacatgtacaatgagattaaagcatctccaataacagtgcaaacagcatgtagagtgagagagagagaggaagggggaaaaagGGGGGGGTGTGGAAGggggaaaaagggggggggggagtgtggaaggggggtaaggtgcacagtcctgaggtgtatgtgttgtgttacacatataaattattgcacagagagagtcacattataaattatttcacaagagtcacattataaaataaaatattacacatttatgaagtattgcaagataaggtaggtgcacagtcctgaggtgcatgtgctgtgtgtaaggtgcacagtcctgaggtgcatgtgctgtatgtaaggtgcacagtcctgaggtgaggtgaatgtgttgtgtttcgcATTATGGTGTGAGGCAtttcacattataaaagtattgcacagagagagtcccttataaagtactgcacattataaattattgcatgaggaGAGTcacagtaaaataaatagactataaagtcagagcatgtccaagttcagggcagttatggcttttggaaagaagctgtttttgaatctgtttgtctttgtcctgatgcacctgtagcgcctccctgagggcaacaggtcgaacagatcaaagccagggtgggagctgtccttgataatgttcttagctctgctaaggcagcaggaggtgtaaatgtccatcagggaggggagagggcagccaatgatcttctgtgctgtcttaactaccctctggagcctctccctgtctacagcagtgcagctgccgtaccatactgtaatacagtacgtcagcaggctctcgatggatgagcggtagaaggtcagcagcaggttggagtttaggttgtacttcctgaggactctcagtaaGTGAagctgctgctgagccttcttaatgactgctgtgatgtttactgaccaggaaatgtcggcgaagatgaggacgccgagaaaccggaaggtgtggaccctctccacatacacgttgaaAATCCCAGTTGGAGTAGCAATATGAAATCCCAGCTGGAGTAGCAAACACTGAAAAAGGTCATATAATTTGACCAAAAATTtaaatcaccctgagaacaccatccccatgGTGAAGCATTGTGGCAGTAACATCATTACCCTTGGTGTCTTGAGTGGTTCTCTGACTAATGCCCTCCTTACCTGTTCAGTGACTTTTGTTCAGAGTttgggatattaaaaaaaaatcaaaccttgATTGATACCTTTCCAGAATGTTTGTTTTCTTGGAATTGTTTTGATAGTaccttggtcttcatgatgctagcTTTAACACAATATATATGTTGATTCTCATACTCTTATACTTTACTATGAATAAGAATTAAAAGCCTGTTTTACCCTAATTCAGAGGGAGCTGGAGGTCAAGAAGCAGGTAGTCGGCAAAGAGGTGGTGGAGGTGTTTGGCATTGAAAGGACTGTCTCCTCGGCAGAAAAAATCCCTGCAACATGGCACTGCTACTTCCTGTCAGATGGGTAGGACCTCTTTCTCTAATAAAGAATATAACTCTGGGTCTATTCAGTCACTACAGTCTGTTTACTGTAACTAATCACAGtataaaatatattaatatatgaAGAGGTCATGAGACTTTTGTTATCTgcttttatgacttttttttttccctcactctAGACATTTAGCCAGCAGAGTGCAGGTGGGCTCATCAGTAACAATGAACCTCcgacagcttcctcctgtagtcaCTGAAGGTTTGTATATTGTTTCCTTTCTTTCCAATGATTATATCTGTCAACAACATGACACAAAAACGTGTTTTTGTTTTCAGATGAGAGAGCTCATAAGTCAGTCTATGAGAAGAAGCCCTTAGTCTGGGAAGAGGACATTGAGCTGTACTCGAGGTTTTTTGACAGAAAGGTAGCTATGCTTGTTTTATatttatatgtacacacacacacacacacacacacacacacacacacacacacacacacacacacacacacacagttcttgaaagaaaattaagagaccactgcaaaattatcagtttctctggttttacttttTACAGGTATGTTTGAGGAgcatgaacacttttttttttttttttttttaaattctagaaactactgacatttcccccaaattccagaTAAAAATATTATCACTTAAAGTGTTTAACTGCAGAAAATGACAGCtggtcagggtggcacggtggtgtagtggttagcactgttgcctcacagcaagaaggtccggattcgagccccgtggctggcaagggcctttctgtgcggagtttgcatgttctccccgtgtccgcgtgggtttcctccgggtgctccggtttcccccacagtccaaagacatgcaggttaggttaactggtgactctaaattgaccgtaggtgtgaatgtgagtgtgaatggttgtctgtgtctatgtgtcagccctgtgatgacctggcgacttgtccagggtgtaccccgcctttcatccgtagtcagctgggataggctccagcttgcctgcgaccctgtagaaggacaaagcggctagagatgatgagatgagatatacaaatataaaaagaataagatatgggggggggggggggcgatggCAGGAGAGATGTtgaacattatattgcacattgtccggtattgcttattgttaggctaggctactgctcctttctgtcttctgtcctcctgttacccctcctcccccccagagaggagttgtacagtctgatggcgtgagggacaaaggagtttttaagtctgttcgtcctgcacttgggaaggagcattctgtccctgaacaggctcctctggttgctgatgacggtgtgcagaaggtgactggcatcgtccatgatgttcaatagtttgtccatagacctcttctctgccaccgtcaccagagagtccagcttcacgccgaccacagagccggcccgcctgatcagtttgtccagcctggatgtgtcctttttggatgtgctgccccccccagcacaccacagtgtaaaacaagaCACTGGCGATCACAGACTGATAgagcatccacaggagtttcctgcagatgttaaaggactgcagtagggatggcgaaaactaaaaaaaaaatcttgaccgaccaccgagcctcattagccggttaaagtcggttaacctatgagtttaaacagggatgcaaacggcgtgcctttggcggatgccgccttttttcacggctgaatcgtgcagatctgattttttttttttgggggggggcgttggagtgtctgaataatttcatcagagtaaattctgtatttaaaattactaaataagcaaatgccgttacagtccatgaaacacaggaagtataagtatgagaaaacagtaaatcagaaagctgcgcacgttttcgcggaagctgcgcaaatgtgcgcagctttctgatttactgttttccttctcatacttcctatgtttcatggactgtaatggcatttgcttatttaggtaattttaatacagtatttactctgatgaaattattcagacactccaatgcccccccccccccccccccccccccccccccgaaaaaaaaatcagatctgcacgattcagccgtgaaaaagtcggcatctgcgcctttagtttgtgtggagagatatgatctgcaatgacatgcattgttggctacagactgaaacatactttcagaatgcactggccaaggcaggactaaactcgatgtgccttctaataataattaaaaaaaaacacagaatagtaatttgtaagctaaaaagcctgtgtctacacttttctttcgccgagtggcagctgtcttcaactggggcgggagggtggggacatgactgaatgggtgtttctgatttgtcagctgtcgtccctttcaccgcatggcatgccccaagcgtttacaacaccaggaattccaggttctccgctccaaaatcggcagcttcaaaacgattgatttttttttttttttttaactgacaacccaaaaaaaaattaaccggttggcgttgattcggtcaaccatcggtcaaacggtcattggttaacatccctagaccgcagcctcctaaggaagtatagcctgctctgtcccttcctgtataagtgattggtgttgcaagtccagtccagcttgctgtccagcttgctgaccagcttgctgtccagccacagcctgaggtacttggaggctgtggattcctacacctcgactccctcgatcagaactggtcgtgaccttggtctggacctcccaaagtcaatgaccagctccttggtcttcgaggtgttgagctgcagatggttcctgttgcaccacacagcaaagtccctcaccaggctcctatactcctcctctctgtcatcagtgatacacccaacgatggctgtgtcatctgcaaacttctgaatgtgacacagctctgagttgtagcagaagtcttgcggtgtacagggtgaagagaagagggggccagcaccgtgccctggggtgctccagtactgctaatcacagtgtcagacgtgatggtccttcagcctgacatactgcagcctgtcagtgaggtagctggagatccaggtgaccaggcagggggtccactcgcatcctgttcagtttgtcctgaagcaataggggctggatggtgttgaaggcacttgagaagtccaagaagaggatcctcactgtgccatttcccttatccagatgtgagtgggctcggtgtagcagatagaggatggcgtcttccacaccgacacctgcccggtacacaaactgcagacagtcctgggcatgttgtacctggggtctgcggAGGGCTgaagaagagccgctccaacgtcttcatcagatgtgaagtgagtgccactggtcggaagtcgttcagcttgctgggctgattctttttgggaactggaacgatgcatgatgccttccagagggtgggcactctcccccagctgcaggctgaggttgaagatgcattggagtggttcacactagttcagcagcacaggtcttcagtagtcggggacacaccttatcccgggcctgctgctttcctgggtgaagtcttcctcagttgacctctgacctggtctgcagtaatgcatagaggagtctgtgttgaggtgggggaggagggggctgctgtgatgactgtgggggaggtgtgttgagggaagaaggagaggagagatggctgcagtgagggagagggtggcttggttgaactgattgaaaagtcattcaactcattcgccctctccactgtcccctcaatgactctggtctttgtattgtggcctggtgatggttttcacaccttcccagacctccctcatgctgttctccttcagcttctgctccacctttctcctgtagctgtccttagcttccctcacacagcgttttacctcctgctgtgctgctttcaatgcctccctatccctgctcctgaaggcgggccttcttcctgttgaggacagctttgacttcctgtgtttacccatggcttgttgttagggtaacactgtacagtctttagcgggggagaccacgtctgcatagaagttaaggtaatccgttaGACAGTGTATCAGCCCCTctgtgtcctcacagtgtgggctaagcagcacatcccagtccgtgatgtcataacagtccctgagggcatcttccatttcaggggacccacctcctgatggaactagttgttgcaggctgcctttgaaccaaggGGGATGTactttcggctgtagaagaaccaggttgtggtcagacttccctagtggggggaggggtgtgactctgtattcaacttttttaaacaattttaaacaacacaatactaatgttttgaacttgggatgagttcagaaattagTATTTggtgaataaccctgacatttaaatcacagctttcacacatcttggcatgctctccaacaGTCTTTCATGTTGCTTCtgagtgactttatgccactcctggcgcAAAAACTCAATCAGCTCAGATTTGGTTTGATAGCCTGTAACCATCCATTTTCCTCTTGATCAtgttccagaggttttcaatggggttcaggtctggagattgggttgGCTGTGACAGGCTctagatcttgtggtcctccatccacaccttgattgacctggctgtgtggcatggagcattgtcctgctagaaaacccaatcctcagagttcggGAGCATTGTCAGAGAAGAAGGaagcaggttttcttccaggggaACCTTGTacaatggcttgattcatgtgtccttcacaaacaaaaatctgctccATTCCAACCTTACTGAAGcaccccagatcatcaccaatcttccaccaaatttcacaatgtgtACGAGACACtgtgcttgtaggcctctccaggtctccgtctaaccattatggtccttttccactaccctttttcagctcgcttcagctcacttaagcccgacacagctcgcgtttcgactaccttagagcagcatgactcagctcgcttcagccttgcttagcacccaaaactcgcacggttttggagtgaggctgaagcgagccaaaccaagccgagtggggctaggggcgtgagcagacactcccctgtgcactgattggtgaggaggagtgtcctcacatgcccacacgccccgcgagcacgctgggatctgtaaacaccgtaaacccggaagaataataattacgaattacgagaatttctgaagccttatgcacctcgcctcatctatacgctcttgccagtacctgttggcgttgtcggtgacaacaagccacagcaccaagaccagcaacactaacgactccatgtttattgtttactatccgggtcgtgagactaccgcttaaaagatcactgatgtcactgtttgcgccgcctaacgacatcacgtgacgtccacccactttcgctaactccacccaatatgtccacccacttccagccagcatggttcagcgcggttgtagtcgaaatgcaactccaacagccccactcagctcgactcggcacggctcagcccaactcagccgcgttggtaatggaaaagcggcattagatgatGAGGTGATGGGGGGGGGGAGCTGAAAATTTGactcagagaagatgaccttactcccaGTCCTCTATAGTCCAATCCTTAtattctttagcaaacctcagcctggctcttctttgcttctcattgatgaagggttttttttttctagctttgcatgacttcaaccccacccaGAGGAGCTTGTTTTAAACAGTCGTTGCCGTCTACTtgaccccagctgccatttgccattctttttgtaggtcacttgatgtcatcctacagttgttGAATGACATTCAAAGAAGTTGATgatcatcccagtcagtggagTCATTTTTGCTCTTTGCCAGTCTGTAaatttgttgtccccaatgtctgctgcttgaccttgttctcatGAACTGTCGTCTTTTGAAATTTTGAgaatggaagcaacctgacgctctctgtccctctgccagtaaagccagaattgaacccttctttttctcacacaac
It includes:
- the catip gene encoding ciliogenesis-associated TTC17-interacting protein isoform X1, whose product is METKDANMKETAELHEKTEELKASNKALEFLSSIGPKDVEQCLFVDSLVTVSDTGRELGEFCCSVQKASYNDEPCYLVHANSHGTIDNIPCGTSVMAYISRSLDTLEENHNEYMKLQEHTLDKKVHIMRQGSHLVVNSVITEKEEVKKQAFTFPLHSLQGFVSEASNLLILRILAQQKKVPENLTFLSFDADTQIGVSTYRELEVKKQVVGKEVVEVFGIERTVSSAEKIPATWHCYFLSDGHLASRVQVGSSVTMNLRQLPPVVTEDERAHKSVYEKKPLVWEEDIELYSRFFDRKEELKADHSTYVRQHPELKTLLADFLQMLLLRKPQDVFSFARDFFIPFDSQRPLDITFNTSQNRTAAQDESWPIRL
- the catip gene encoding ciliogenesis-associated TTC17-interacting protein isoform X2, which encodes MKETAELHEKTEELKASNKALEFLSSIGPKDVEQCLFVDSLVTVSDTGRELGEFCCSVQKASYNDEPCYLVHANSHGTIDNIPCGTSVMAYISRSLDTLEENHNEYMKLQEHTLDKKVHIMRQGSHLVVNSVITEKEEVKKQAFTFPLHSLQGFVSEASNLLILRILAQQKKVPENLTFLSFDADTQIGVSTYRELEVKKQVVGKEVVEVFGIERTVSSAEKIPATWHCYFLSDGHLASRVQVGSSVTMNLRQLPPVVTEDERAHKSVYEKKPLVWEEDIELYSRFFDRKEELKADHSTYVRQHPELKTLLADFLQMLLLRKPQDVFSFARDFFIPFDSQRPLDITFNTSQNRTAAQDESWPIRL